The Sinorhizobium meliloti genome includes a window with the following:
- a CDS encoding NmrA family NAD(P)-binding protein: MVQTVSTHVGNRAANRTALVLGATGGVGGAIAARLMREGWQVRALCRNADAARSGWRHD; the protein is encoded by the coding sequence ATGGTTCAGACTGTTTCCACACATGTAGGCAACCGGGCGGCCAACCGGACCGCCCTCGTTCTTGGCGCTACGGGCGGCGTTGGCGGTGCCATCGCTGCCAGGCTCATGCGCGAGGGATGGCAGGTCCGTGCCCTGTGCCGGAACGCCGATGCGGCCAGGTCCGGCTGGCGACATGATTGA
- a CDS encoding epimerase, translating into MDGASVVRAATLGDGVAAIVHAVNPPGYRNWSSLVLPMIDNTLAAARAAGARIVLPGTVYNYDPVQTPVIDENTPQNARTTKGRIRVALERKLAEASPEVSSLILRAGDFFGPGTRASWFAQAMVQPGRPVRKFTSMASGVPHAYAYLPDLAAAFAGLMAIPERLRAYETVQFAGHWDPTGTQMRDAVRRAVAQDVPERAFPWWMMRLAAPFGGFPKETLEIEPAWKHPMRLDNQRLVDLLGVEPHTPLDQAHRRGADRYGLPCPIAEPCPPSPCLTLKDGDTR; encoded by the coding sequence ATGGACGGGGCGTCCGTCGTTCGCGCGGCCACGCTGGGAGATGGCGTCGCGGCCATCGTCCATGCGGTCAACCCACCGGGTTATCGAAACTGGTCGTCGCTCGTGCTGCCGATGATCGACAATACGCTGGCGGCCGCTCGTGCGGCAGGCGCCCGTATCGTGCTGCCGGGCACGGTCTATAATTACGATCCGGTGCAGACGCCTGTGATCGACGAAAACACCCCGCAGAATGCACGCACCACGAAGGGCAGGATCCGCGTCGCGCTTGAGCGGAAATTGGCGGAGGCGTCCCCGGAGGTTTCCTCCCTCATTTTACGGGCGGGCGACTTCTTCGGGCCGGGAACACGGGCAAGCTGGTTCGCGCAAGCGATGGTGCAACCGGGACGGCCGGTGCGCAAGTTTACCAGCATGGCTTCGGGTGTACCCCATGCCTATGCCTATCTGCCTGATCTTGCTGCGGCCTTCGCCGGCCTTATGGCAATTCCCGAACGATTGCGCGCCTATGAAACGGTGCAGTTCGCCGGCCATTGGGATCCAACCGGTACGCAGATGCGCGATGCGGTCCGCCGGGCCGTGGCCCAGGATGTTCCGGAACGCGCCTTCCCGTGGTGGATGATGCGTCTTGCCGCGCCCTTTGGCGGGTTTCCGAAGGAAACGCTGGAGATCGAACCGGCGTGGAAACACCCCATGCGCCTCGACAATCAACGTCTCGTTGACCTGCTGGGCGTCGAACCGCATACGCCCCTCGACCAGGCCCATCGCCGCGGCGCTGACCGATATGGGCTGCCTTGCCCGATCGCAGAGCCATGCCCGCCTTCGCCATGCCTAACCTTGAAAGACGGAGATACAAGGTGA